One genomic region from Quercus robur chromosome 4, dhQueRobu3.1, whole genome shotgun sequence encodes:
- the LOC126721723 gene encoding xylulose 5-phosphate/phosphate translocator, chloroplastic → MVTSNLINNPSSTSTVTFSKSNHQYSINASSLLNNRALHHLSALPTKVSTFSKFHGYPLGLSSTHTSQVHDSSSKFSHLSTVYAFTPGFSPKPISRISRAATDPEANPEAESSVPEPNTKSKSKSNTLQLAIVFGFWYFQNIVFNIYNKKVLNLFPFPWLLASFQLFVGSIWMFILWSLKLQPCPKISKPFIIALLGPALFHTIGHISACVSFSKVAVSFTHVIKSSEPVFSVVFSSFLGDTYPLQVWLSILPIVLGCSLAAVTEVSFNFQGLWGALISNVGFVLRNIYSKRSLQSFKEVNGLNLYGWISIISLLYLFPVAIFVEGSQWIQGYHKAIQAVGKPSTLYIWVLLSGVFYHLYNQSSYQALDEISPLTFSVGNTMKRVVVIISTILVFRNPVRPLNALGSAIAILGTFLYSQASASKKNGSEKKD, encoded by the coding sequence ATGGTTACTTCGAATCTCATTAATAACCCATCCTCCACCTCCACTGTCACTTTCTCCAAATCCAACCATCAATACTCCATAAATGCTTCTTCACTTCTCAACAACAGAGCTCTACACCACCTATCTGCTCTTCCCACCAAAGTCTCCACCTTTTCCAAATTCCATGGCTACCCACTTGGCCTTTCTTCAACTCACACCTCACAGGTCCATGATTCAAGCTCCAAGTTCAGCCATTTGAGCACAGTTTATGCGTTCACACCTGGGTTCTCACCAAAACCCATATCCCGTATCTCCAGAGCAGCAACAGATCCAGAAGCCAATCCTGAAGCTGAAAGTTCTGTTCCAGAACCCAACACCAAGTCCAAGTCCAAGTCCAATACCCTCCAGCTTGCAATTGTGTTTGGTTTTTGGTACTTCCAGAACATTGTCTTCAACATATACAACAAAAAAGTACTAAATCTCTTCCCATTCCCATGGCTCCTTGCTTCTTTTCAGCTCTTTGTTGGGTCTATTTGGATGTTCATTCTCTGGTCTTTAAAGCTCCAACCTTGCCCAAAGATTTCAAAGCCATTCATCATTGCATTACTTGGACCTGCATTGTTCCACACCATAGGCCACATCTCAGCCTGTGTTTCATTCTCAAAGGTTGCTGTTTCTTTCACTCATGTCATCAAATCCTCGGAGCCTGTCTTCTCTGTTGTGTTCTCTTCCTTCCTTGGGGATACATACCCTTTACAGGTCTGGCTTTCAATTCTTCCTATTGTCCTTGGTTGCTCATTAGCTGCTGTTACTGAAGTGTCTTTCAATTTCCAAGGCTTGTGGGGTGCTTTGATTAGCAATGTTGGCTTTGTATTGAGGAACATTTACTCAAAACGCAGTTTGCAAAGTTTCAAGGAGGTTAATGGGTTGAATTTGTATGGTTGGATAAGTATTATTTCATTGCTGTATCTATTTCCTGTGGCAATCTTTGTTGAAGGGTCTCAATGGATTCAAGGGTATCACAAAGCTATTCAAGCTGTAGGCAAACCATCCACATTGTATATTTGGGTGTTGCTATCTGGGGTGTTTTACCATCTCTATAACCAATCGTCTTACCAAGCACTTGATGAGATTAGCCCTTTGACATTCTCTGTTGGAAATACAATGAAGAGGGTGGTGGTGATTATATCTACTATTTTGGTGTTTAGGAATCCGGTTAGACCTCTTAATGCACTTGGATCAGCCATTGCGATTTTGGGGACGTTTTTATATTCTCAGGCATCAGCTTCAAAGAAAAACGGGAGtgaaaagaaggattaa